From Plasmodium brasilianum strain Bolivian I chromosome 3, whole genome shotgun sequence, the proteins below share one genomic window:
- a CDS encoding hypothetical protein (conserved Plasmodium protein) has translation MSRLNKFKDAYSDYARTRCYNPKVHVSGWYDIQNDECYIQNYNKMREFYMTEYPTCKMEEKYKNMKRKCLKNNSDKKIIFYQDDDTKYWVTENKESYKANNERET, from the exons ATGTCGAGGCTTAATAAATTCAAGGACGCGTATTCAGACTATGCAAGAACCCGATGTTACAACCCTAAAGTTCATGTGTCCGGATG GTATGATATTCAAAATGACGAGTGTTACATAcagaattataataaaatgcgCGAATTTTATATGACAGAATACCCAACATGTAAAATGGAAGagaagtataaaaatatgaagagaaaatgtttaaaaaacaactctgataaaaaaattattttttatcaggACGATGATACAAAATATTGGGTTACTGAAAACAAAGAATCTTATAAGGCAAACAATGAACGTGAAACTTAG
- a CDS encoding pre-rRNA-processing protein ESF2: MKTRYPEKSHAEVIEKADAVEDFARLSSNIVEDERFQFNDSIWQREKKEESKKGIVYLSHIPVGLNVSKIREIFSKYGSVDKIHLNKIKDEEINIVNTETRNKRVKYHDGYIEFFDKKDAKKVERLLNNQMIGGKKRKNLLREKFWHIKYLKHFTWSNLVSSVLYRNISRKEKLKHSLKIMYKTYEDYLEKINESDKVHNSEEVASVGRTRVIDKKKKKYIYLKKSMNRLNFVTIKKDQGTAGAYETREAAKEQLLADEENKKKNKINGKNERNSINERNSINERNSKNERNSINERNSINERNSKNERNSINERNSINERNSKNKDSAISPDLLKLLM, from the coding sequence ATGAAGACGCGTTACCCGGAAAAGTCCCATGCTGAGGTAATTGAAAAAGCAGATGCCGTTGAAGACTTTGCAAGATTAAGCAGCAATATTGTTGAGGACGAAAGATTTCAGTTCAACGACAGCATATGgcaaagagaaaaaaaggaagaatcCAAAAAAGGAATTGTATATCTATCACATATACCTGTAGGCTTGAACGTTTCGAAAATTCGAGAAATTTTTAGTAAATATGGTTCAGTtgataaaatacatttaaataaaataaaagatgaaGAGATTAACATTGTGAATACTGAAACACGTAACAAACGAGTAAAGTATCATGATGGGTACATCGAATTTTTCGATAAAAAAGATGCCAAAAAGGTTGAAAGGTTATTAAATAATCAAATGATTGgaggaaaaaagagaaaaaatttattaagagAAAAGTTTTggcatattaaatatttgaagCATTTTACGTGGAGTAATTTGGTCTCTTCTGTgttatatagaaatatttcaagaaaagaaaaactcaaacattctttaaaaattatgtacaaaaCTTATGAAgattatttagaaaaaattaacgaaTCGGACAAAGTCCATAACAGCGAAGAAGTAGCAAGCGTGGGGAGGACTAGGGtgattgataaaaaaaagaaaaaatatatatacctcaAAAAGAGCATGAACAGATTAAACTTTGtaactataaaaaaagatcaaGGGACAGCTGGAGCATATGAGACGAGAGAGGCCGCAAAAGAACAGCTATTGGCGGAcgaggaaaataaaaaaaaaaataaaataaatggcAAAAATGAACGAAACAGTATAAATGAACGAAACAGTATAAATGAACGAAACAGTAAAAATGAACGAAACAGTATAAATGAACGAAACAGTATAAATGAACGAAACAGTAAAAATGAACGAAACAGTATAAATGAACGAAATAGTATAAATGAAcgaaatagtaaaaataaagacaGCGCAATTTCGCCTGACCTTTTGAAGTTGTTAATGTGA